The Phacochoerus africanus isolate WHEZ1 chromosome 3, ROS_Pafr_v1, whole genome shotgun sequence genome window below encodes:
- the LOC125122013 gene encoding wiskott-Aldrich syndrome protein homolog 1-like: MAGTRAGGAAPADTQRSDAPAAPPRRPIRAQSHDPRGCQGSEGPRGNGDSLWGRSARAERPVRRRRRSGWGAQPIVLPTGGSGNPRPPPRPKPPTSPTFAPRRPGWLSPASPFPWRGPPCSALPPHVAGAGAGEECWLQDVLAAVSADLDPSIQTGEYARPAPAPALYTPEPAGARSARGLGGSGGVVGGEGSADGPAQLSAGERRGLGLCLLRERQSWGGAAARAPPPPPGLRTAERVPGMHSRRATGPVISTQLWRQPPGFTGGSITVLIRGGSFIDCVLYSRVRARFFQVDEGPGALRLLSESALVFLAWQLVQLFPLKRPELFQDFKLDAEAGLSPCVQIPP; encoded by the exons ATGGCGGGGACGCGGGCGGGGGGCGCCGCACCTGCGGACACACAGCGCTCAGACGCGCCCGCcgcgccgccccgccgcccc ATCCGAGCTCAATCACACGATCCCCGCGGCTGCCAGGGCTCGGAAGGACCCCGGGGAAATGGCGATTCGCTCTGGGGCCGCAGCGCCCGCGCTGAAAGACCAGTGCGCAGGCGACGGCGGAGTGGGTGGGGGGCGCAGCCCATCGTGCTCCCAACGGGCGGCAGCGGGAACCCTAGGCCGCCCCCGCGTCCCAAGCCACCCACCTCACCCACCTTTGCGCCTCGCCGTCCTGGATGGTTGTCCCCCGCCTCGCCGTTCCCATGGCGCGGCCCGCCCTGCTCAGCTCTCCCGCCGCATGTCGCGGGCGCAGGGGCCGGGGAGGAGTGCTGGCTTCAGGATGTGCTGGCCGCCGTCTCCGCCGATCTGGATCCTTCCATTCAAACCGGCGAGTACGCGCGCCCCGCCCCGGCGCCCGCCCTGTACACGCCTGAGCCGGCTGGAGCGCGGAGTGCGCGGGGCCTCGGGGGCTCCGGCGGCGTCGTCGGGGGCGAGGGGAGCGCAGACGGCCCAGCGCAACTTTCCGCCGGCGAGAGGCGAGGCTTGGGGCTTTGCCTTCTAAGGGAAAGGCAATCCTGGGGCGGAGCCGCGGCCAGAGCTCCCCCGCCGCCTCCCGGCTTAAGGACGGCCGAGCGAGTTCCCGGTATGCACTCAAGAAGGGCCACGGGCCCAGTGATTAGCACCCAGCTTTGGCGCCAGCCGCCTGGGTTCACAGGCGGCTCCATTACCGTACTGATTCGCGGAGGTTCCTTTATCGACTGCGTACTGTATTCCAG GGTCAGAGCTCGTTTCTTCCAAGTGGATGAAGGTCCAGGAGCCCTGCGACTGTTGTCTGAAAGCGCCCTCGTTTTTCTG GCCTGGCAGTTGGTCCAGCTTTTCCCGCTGAAGAGGCCTGAGCTTTTCCAGGACTTTAAACTCGATGCTGAAGCTGGTCTGAGTCCGTGTGTCCAGATCCCCCCTTGA